The Lysobacter gummosus genome includes a region encoding these proteins:
- the sdhC gene encoding succinate dehydrogenase, cytochrome b556 subunit: protein MANRERPLSPHLQVYRWQIQMVTSIVHRTTGVILFVGALLIAWGLVALAAGPESWARFVACARSPLGFLVLFGWTWAFAYHLINGIRHLVQDAGYAYKVETFIRNGWISVIGSLVLTALIWVVAMMSRGGA, encoded by the coding sequence ATGGCGAACCGCGAACGACCCCTATCACCTCATCTGCAGGTTTACCGCTGGCAGATTCAGATGGTGACCTCGATCGTGCACCGGACCACCGGTGTAATCCTTTTCGTCGGCGCCTTGCTGATCGCCTGGGGCCTGGTCGCCCTGGCCGCCGGGCCGGAGTCGTGGGCGCGCTTCGTCGCCTGCGCGCGCTCGCCGCTGGGCTTTCTGGTCCTGTTCGGCTGGACCTGGGCCTTCGCCTACCACCTGATCAACGGCATCCGCCATCTGGTCCAGGACGCGGGCTACGCCTACAAGGTCGAGACCTTCATCCGTAACGGCTGGATCAGCGTCATCGGCAGCCTGGTGCTGACCGCCTTGATCTGGGTCGTGGCCATGATGTCGCGAGGTGGCGCATGA
- the sdhA gene encoding succinate dehydrogenase flavoprotein subunit: MVVVGAGGAGLRATFGLAQKGLKTACITKVFPTRSHTVAAQGGISAALGNMGEDDWRYHFFDTVKGSDWLGDQDAIEYMCKEAIPAIIELEHQGVPFSRTDEGKIYQRPFGGMTTKYGEGPPAQRTCAAADRTGHAILHTLYQQSLAHDAQFFIEYFALDLIMDETGACRGVLALDMAEGTLHLFRAQGTVLATGGYGRAYFSATSAHTCTGDGGGMALRAGLGLQDMEFVQFHPTGIYGAGCLITEGVRGEGGILRNSNGERFMERYAPSVKDLAPRDMVSRSMTIEIREGRGVGEHKDHILLDLTHLGPEVIHEKLPGIAESARIFANVDVEKEPIPVIPTVHYNMGGIPTNYHGEVVQLKNGNPDAVVEGLYAIGEAACVSVHGANRLGSNSLLDLVVFGRAVANRCAETITPGGPHAKLPADACDEALARLDKLRNASGSTPTSVIRDKMQRTMQADAAVFRTGETLSEGVRKMREIHALFADVKVSDRSLIWNSDLIETYELSNLLSQALATIVSAENRTESRGAHAREDFPTRNDSEWQKHTLCYVDEKGTTSIDYRPVHNYTLTDDVAYVPPKERKY; this comes from the coding sequence ATGGTCGTGGTCGGCGCCGGCGGCGCCGGTTTGCGCGCGACCTTCGGCCTGGCCCAGAAGGGCCTGAAGACCGCCTGCATCACCAAGGTGTTCCCGACCCGTTCGCACACCGTGGCCGCGCAGGGCGGCATCTCCGCCGCGCTGGGCAACATGGGCGAGGACGACTGGCGTTACCACTTCTTCGACACCGTCAAGGGTTCGGACTGGCTGGGCGACCAGGACGCGATCGAGTACATGTGCAAGGAGGCCATCCCGGCCATCATCGAGCTCGAACACCAGGGCGTGCCGTTCTCGCGCACCGACGAGGGCAAGATCTACCAGCGCCCGTTCGGCGGCATGACCACCAAGTACGGCGAAGGCCCGCCGGCGCAGCGCACCTGCGCCGCCGCCGACCGCACCGGCCACGCCATCCTGCACACGCTGTACCAGCAGTCGCTGGCGCACGACGCGCAGTTCTTCATCGAATACTTCGCTCTCGACCTGATCATGGACGAGACCGGCGCCTGCCGCGGCGTGCTCGCCCTGGACATGGCCGAAGGCACGCTGCACCTGTTCCGCGCTCAGGGCACGGTGCTGGCCACCGGCGGCTACGGCCGCGCGTACTTCTCCGCGACCTCAGCCCATACCTGCACCGGCGACGGCGGCGGCATGGCGCTGCGCGCGGGCCTGGGCCTGCAGGACATGGAGTTCGTGCAGTTCCACCCGACCGGCATCTACGGCGCCGGCTGCCTGATCACCGAAGGCGTGCGGGGCGAGGGCGGCATCCTGCGCAACAGCAACGGCGAGCGCTTCATGGAGCGCTACGCGCCGAGCGTGAAGGACCTGGCGCCGCGCGACATGGTCAGCCGTTCGATGACCATCGAAATCCGCGAAGGCCGCGGCGTGGGCGAGCACAAGGACCACATCCTGCTCGACCTGACCCACCTGGGTCCGGAAGTCATCCACGAGAAGCTTCCCGGCATCGCCGAATCGGCGCGCATCTTCGCCAATGTGGACGTCGAGAAAGAGCCGATCCCGGTGATCCCGACCGTGCACTACAACATGGGCGGCATCCCGACCAACTACCACGGCGAAGTCGTGCAGTTGAAGAACGGCAACCCCGACGCGGTGGTCGAAGGCCTGTACGCGATCGGCGAAGCGGCCTGCGTGTCGGTGCACGGCGCCAACCGCCTGGGCTCGAACTCGCTGCTCGATCTGGTCGTGTTCGGCCGCGCCGTGGCCAACCGTTGCGCCGAGACCATCACCCCCGGCGGCCCGCACGCCAAGTTGCCGGCCGACGCCTGCGACGAAGCGCTGGCGCGCCTGGACAAACTGCGCAACGCCAGCGGCAGCACCCCGACCTCGGTCATCCGCGACAAGATGCAGCGCACCATGCAGGCCGACGCGGCGGTGTTCCGCACCGGCGAAACGCTGAGCGAGGGCGTGCGCAAGATGCGCGAGATCCACGCGCTGTTCGCCGACGTCAAGGTCAGCGACCGTTCGTTGATCTGGAACTCGGACCTGATCGAGACCTACGAGCTGTCCAACCTGCTCAGCCAGGCGCTGGCGACGATCGTCTCGGCCGAGAACCGCACCGAGTCGCGCGGCGCGCATGCGCGCGAGGATTTCCCCACCCGCAACGACAGCGAGTGGCAGAAGCACACGCTGTGCTATGTCGACGAAAAGGGTACGACCAGCATCGACTACCGTCCGGTGCACAACTACACCCTGACCGACGACGTGGCCTACGTGCCGCCCAAGGAACGCAAGTACTGA
- the sdhD gene encoding succinate dehydrogenase, hydrophobic membrane anchor protein — MSTKIGSNSGKQLRNPLKTARGLGSAKDGTHHFIVQRVTAIALIGLTLYVLGLIVSWIGGDYASVRASVANPCNAVLLSAFVIAMFWHAKLGLQVIIEDYVHTPGLAVASQIAVVFVCVLAALASVLAIIRITLGA, encoded by the coding sequence ATGAGCACCAAGATCGGAAGCAACAGCGGCAAGCAGCTGCGCAACCCGCTCAAGACCGCGCGCGGTCTGGGGTCGGCCAAAGACGGCACCCATCACTTCATCGTCCAGCGCGTCACCGCGATCGCGCTGATCGGGCTGACCCTGTACGTGCTGGGCCTGATCGTGTCGTGGATCGGCGGCGACTACGCCAGCGTGCGCGCCTCGGTCGCCAATCCCTGCAACGCGGTGCTGCTGAGCGCGTTCGTCATCGCGATGTTCTGGCACGCCAAGCTCGGCCTGCAGGTCATCATCGAGGACTACGTCCACACCCCGGGTCTGGCGGTCGCTTCGCAGATCGCCGTCGTTTTCGTTTGCGTACTCGCGGCTCTCGCCAGCGTGCTCGCCATCATCCGCATCACGTTGGGAGCCTGA